The genomic region CGCGCACCGGGAGTCACGCCACGGGAGGCACCATGAAGCTCCGCCGGATCGACGAGGACCTCTGGGAGCTCCCGGCCGAGGGGGGCATGAAGGTGCCGGGCCGGATCTACGCCGCCGGCCCGCCCGCGCCCGACGACCCGTCGCTGCAGCAGGTGGCCAACGTGGCCCACCTGCCCGGGATCCTCCGCTTCTCCCTCGCCATGCCCGACTACCACTGGGGCTACGGCTTCCCCATCGGCGGCGTGGCGGCGGTCGATCCGGAAATCGGGGCCATCTCCCCCGGCGGCGTGGGCTACGACATCAACTGCGGCGTGCGGGTGGTCACGACGGCGCTGCACGAGGAGGAGCTCCGGCCGCGGCTCCGGCAGGTGGTGGCCCAGCTCTTCCGCGACGTCCCGACCGGCGTGGGCGCCTCGCGCGCCATCCCGGCGCTCGCGGACGACGAGCTGGACGGCGTCCTCGCAGGCGGCGCACGGTGGGCGGCGGCGCGCGGCTTCGCCGCGGCGCCGGACGATCCCTCGCGCTGCGAGGAGGGCGGCCGGCTCCCGCAGGCCGATCCGGCGGCGGTGAGCGACCGGGCCCGCGCTCGCGGCCGGGACCAGCTCGGCACGCTCGGCTCCGGCAACCACTTCCTCGAGCTCGACCGCGTGGCGGAGATCTACGCCCCGGACGCCGCGGCCGCGTTCGGGCTCCTGCCCGGCGCGGTGGCCATCCAGATCCACTCCGGCTCCCGCGGGCTCGGCTACCAGGTCTGCGACGAGTCCCTCGCCGCGCTCACGCCGCGGATGCGCGACTTCGGGCCGGACTACGCGGCGCTCCCCGACCCGCAGCTCGCCTGCGCCCCGGTGCGCTCCGACGCGGGGCGGCGCTACCTCGCCGCCATGCAGGCCGCCGCCAACTTCGCCTTCGCCAACCGGCAGGTGATGACCGGCCTCGCCGTCCGCGCCCTCTGCCGCTCGCTCGGGCTCTCCGAGGGCGAGCTCGGCGCCCGCGTGCTCTACGACGTCTGCCACAACGTGGCGAAGCTCGAGACCCACGCCGTGGACGGGGCGCCGCGCGAGGTGCTCGTCCACCGCAAGGGCGCCACCCGCGCCTTCGGCCCCGGCGATCCGCGCGTCCCCGCGCCCTACCGCGCGGTGGGCCAGCCGGTGCTCATCCCGGGGGACATGGGCCGGTACTCCTACGTGCTCGCCGGCACCGACCGCGCCATGCGCGACACCTTCGGGAGCTCCTGCCACGGGGCCGGGCGGCTGCTCTCCCGCGGCCAGGCGCTCAAGCTGGCGCGCGGGCGGTCCATCGACCGCGAGCTCGCCGCGCGAGGCATCGAGGTGCTGTCGCGCGGGCGGAAGACGCTCGGCGAGGAGATGAGCGAGGCCTACAAGGACGTGGCGCAGGTGGTGGCGGTCATGCACCGCGCCGGCCTCTCGCGGCTGGTGGCGCGGCTCGAGCCGCTCGGGGTGATCAAGGGCTGACGCGAGGGCCCGCCCGCCCGTCCCTTCCCCGGGCGCGGCTGCTGCTCCCGCTCGAAGGGGTTCCGCCCAGGGGCGCGCGGCCCCACGTTTTGGTGGACCGCAGCCCAACCCGAAGGAGGAGACGGATGGCCATCGGCGACGACGACAAGGCCCAGGGCACCTGGGACAAGCTGAAGGGGAAGGCGAAGAAGGTCTACGGCGAGATCGCCGACGACCCCGCGAAGAAGGCGGAGGGCTCGATCGACAAGGCGAAGGGGTCCTTCGAGGAGAAGAAGGGCGACGTGAAGGGCCGCCTCGCCGACAAGCTCGACGACACGTAGCAGCCGGACGGGAGCGGGGGCGCGCCCGGCGTTAAGGAGCGGGGATGGAACCGCTCCCCGGCGCCGCCCCCTTCCCTCCCGAGCTCGCCCGCCGCCTCGAGGCGGCGCTCGGCGCGATGGGCCCCTCGTACGGGCCCCGCACCCACCACCTCGAGGCGGACGGCCGGCCGCGCTACGCGAACCGGCTGCTCCTCGAGTCGAGCCCGTACCTCCTCCAGCACGCGCACAACCCGGTCTCCTGGCGCCCCTGGGGCGACGAGGCCTTCGAGGAGGCGCGCCGGAGCGGCCGCCCCGTCTTCCTCTCGGTCGGCTACAGCACCTGCCACTGGTGCCACGTGATGGAGGCGGAGTCCTTCGAGGATCTGGAGGTCGCCGAGGCGCTCAACCGGGACTTCGTCTGCGTCAAGGTGGACCGCGAGGAGCGGCCCGACGTGGACGCGGTCTACATGACCGCCGTCCAGGCGCTCCACGGCTCCGGCGGCTGGCCGATGAGCGTCTGGCTCACCGCGGATCGCGAGCCGTTCTTCGGCGGCACCTACTTCCCCGCCCGCGACGGCGACCGGCCCGGCGCGCGGGGGTTCCTCTCCATCCTCCGGGAGCTCGGGGAGGTCTGGCGGCGCGAGCCGGAGCGGGTGCGCCGCGCGCAGGCCTCGCTCACCGCGGTGGTGCGCGAGGCGCTCGAGGCGGCGCCGCCGCCCGCCCCCGACCTGCCCGGCCCGGCGCTCGTCGAGCGCGCCGTCTCGGCCTGCCAGCGCGGCTTCGATCCCGCGCACGGCGGCCTGCGCGGCGCCCCCAAGTTCCCCTCCAGCCTGCCGGTCCGGCTCCTCCTGCGCCACCACCGCCGCACCGGCGCGCCGGAGAGCCTGCGGATGGCGACGGAGACGCTCCGCGGCATGGCCACGGGCGGCATCTACGACCAGCTCGGCGGCGGGTTCCACCGCTACGCGACCGACGCGCGCTGGCTCGTGCCCCACTTCGAGAAGATGCTCTACGACAACGCGCTCCTCGCCGTCGCCTACGCGGAGGGGTTCCAGGCGACCGGCGACCCCATGTTCGCGCGGGTGGCGCGGGAGACCTGCGACTACCTGCTGCGCGAGCTCGCGCTGTCCGAGGGCGGCTTCGCCTCGGCCACCGACGCCGACTCGGAGGGCGAGGAGGGGCGCTTCTTCGTCTGGACCGCGCGCGAGCTGCGGGAGCGGCTCGGAGGCGAGGCGGAGCGGTTCATGGCGCACCACGGCGCGACCGAGGCCGGGAACTTCGAGGGGGCGAACGTGCTCTTCGTGCCCCGGCCGGACGAGGCCGAGCACGCCGCGCTCTCGCCGGCCCGCGCCCGGCTCCTCGAGGCCCGTGCCCGCCGACCCGCGCCGCTCCGGGACGACAAGGTGCTCGCCTCGTGGAACGGGCTCGCCCTCTCGGCGCTCGCGGTCTGCGGCCGGATCCTCGGCGAGCCGGGCTGGCTCGCGGCGGCGTCGCGCTGCGCCGGGTTCCTCCTCGGCGCGCTCCGGCCGGAGGGCCGGCTCCTCCGCAGCTGGCGCGCCGGACGGGCCGCCGTGCCGGGCACGCTCGAGGACCACGCCTTCCTGGCCCAGGGGCTGCTCGACCTGCACGAGGCCACCTTCGACCCCCGCTGGCTGGGGGCGTCGCTCGCGCTCTGCGCCGAGCTCGGCCGCTTCGCCGACCCGCGGGGCGGCTGGTTCGCGACCGCCGCGGACGCGGAGCGGCTCATCGCCCGCGAGAAGCCCTCGCGCGATGGGGCCGAGCCCTCGGGCGCCTCGGTGGCCGCGCAGGTGCTGCTCCGGCTCGCGGCGCTCACCGGCCGGGCGCCGCTCCGCGCCGAGGCGGAGCGCGCGCTCCGGGCCGCCGCGCCCCTGCTCGAGGAGCACCCGCTCACCCTGACCGAGATGCTGGTGGCGGTCGAGCTCGCCGCCGCGCCGCCGCGCGAGATCGTCCTGGTCTGGCCGGCGGGGGAGCCGCCGCCGGCGGCGCT from Anaeromyxobacter paludicola harbors:
- a CDS encoding CsbD family protein, producing the protein MAIGDDDKAQGTWDKLKGKAKKVYGEIADDPAKKAEGSIDKAKGSFEEKKGDVKGRLADKLDDT
- a CDS encoding thioredoxin domain-containing protein, translating into MEPLPGAAPFPPELARRLEAALGAMGPSYGPRTHHLEADGRPRYANRLLLESSPYLLQHAHNPVSWRPWGDEAFEEARRSGRPVFLSVGYSTCHWCHVMEAESFEDLEVAEALNRDFVCVKVDREERPDVDAVYMTAVQALHGSGGWPMSVWLTADREPFFGGTYFPARDGDRPGARGFLSILRELGEVWRREPERVRRAQASLTAVVREALEAAPPPAPDLPGPALVERAVSACQRGFDPAHGGLRGAPKFPSSLPVRLLLRHHRRTGAPESLRMATETLRGMATGGIYDQLGGGFHRYATDARWLVPHFEKMLYDNALLAVAYAEGFQATGDPMFARVARETCDYLLRELALSEGGFASATDADSEGEEGRFFVWTARELRERLGGEAERFMAHHGATEAGNFEGANVLFVPRPDEAEHAALSPARARLLEARARRPAPLRDDKVLASWNGLALSALAVCGRILGEPGWLAAASRCAGFLLGALRPEGRLLRSWRAGRAAVPGTLEDHAFLAQGLLDLHEATFDPRWLGASLALCAELGRFADPRGGWFATAADAERLIAREKPSRDGAEPSGASVAAQVLLRLAALTGRAPLRAEAERALRAAAPLLEEHPLTLTEMLVAVELAAAPPREIVLVWPAGEPPPAALLGELARHYLPEAARTGAAEGEPLARLAALAPLVEGRTCVGGRAAAYVCEGGACKLPATDVQGLRAALA
- a CDS encoding RtcB family protein, whose product is MKLRRIDEDLWELPAEGGMKVPGRIYAAGPPAPDDPSLQQVANVAHLPGILRFSLAMPDYHWGYGFPIGGVAAVDPEIGAISPGGVGYDINCGVRVVTTALHEEELRPRLRQVVAQLFRDVPTGVGASRAIPALADDELDGVLAGGARWAAARGFAAAPDDPSRCEEGGRLPQADPAAVSDRARARGRDQLGTLGSGNHFLELDRVAEIYAPDAAAAFGLLPGAVAIQIHSGSRGLGYQVCDESLAALTPRMRDFGPDYAALPDPQLACAPVRSDAGRRYLAAMQAAANFAFANRQVMTGLAVRALCRSLGLSEGELGARVLYDVCHNVAKLETHAVDGAPREVLVHRKGATRAFGPGDPRVPAPYRAVGQPVLIPGDMGRYSYVLAGTDRAMRDTFGSSCHGAGRLLSRGQALKLARGRSIDRELAARGIEVLSRGRKTLGEEMSEAYKDVAQVVAVMHRAGLSRLVARLEPLGVIKG